From Gemmatimonadota bacterium:
GAGCAGCGCGCCCCGTCGCCCATGCTCGACGCCTTGCGCAACAGGCGCCTGTTCAAGCGCGCCTTCGAGTGCCCGGCCGCGGAGCTGGAGGAGGATGTGGGCGAGTGGATGGCCGCCGATCGGGCCCGCGCGGTCGAGGTGGAGAACGCGCTGGCGATGGAATGCGGGCTGGCGGCTGGGGAGCTCCTGCTCGATTACCCCGAGAAGACGCAGATGCTGGGGCTGGACATCCCGGTGGTACGCCGGACGGGCGAGGTGATGCAGCTGACGAGCGCGGGGCTCAAGGGGGCAATCCACCTCCCGCAGATGTCGCAGCAACTCTACCGATCGGCGCGGTGGCTGCGGGTCTTTGTGGCACGACCGGTCGAGCTCACCGCCGAGCGGGTGCTGGCCGTGGCGCGGGCGGGATGACTCCAGGCGGGAGACGCGACTACCGAGGCGCAGCGCGCGCGGGCGCCAGCGTGTCAGCGGCCGGCCGGCGACCGATGCCGTTCACAGATCTTCGCCGTGCCGCGATCGTCGGCCTCGCGCTGGTCGGTGCGCTCTTGGTTGCGACTCGCCCGGCGGCGGCCCAGGTCATACGCGGCATCGCGGTCGATTCGGTCACGCGCGACCCGCTCCCCGACCTCCTCGTCACCCTCGTCGACTCGGCGGCCAACTTCCTCGGGGCCGCGCGAACGTCCGAGCGCGGGCGCTTTGTCTTCACCGGTCGCGGAGGCGGCTTCTATGCGCTGGACCTGCGCGCGATCGGCTTCAAGCGCCTTACGTCGCCGTGGATTCCGCTCGCGGCGAACGACACGGTCGAGGTGACGCTGCGCGTCGTGCGAGTGCCGATCACGCTGTCACCAGTGGTGGTGCGCGCCGAGCGCGATGCGATTCTCGACCGCTCCTTCCTGGGGATGAACTTCAAGGCGATGGGAGCGAAGATCCTCGCGCCGTCGGAGATCGACGCCGTACGCGGCGGCGCCCGCGACTATGTGGATCTCGTGCAGTCGTTGAGCCCCGTGGGTTACCTCCCGCGCAGCATCGACGGGCGAACCAGCGCTCGCTGCATCGCGTGGATGCGTACGGGGGGCTGCATGCTCGTGTTCGTCGACGGCATGCGGATGCAGGATCCGCAGCAGGCACTCGACATGGCGCCTCCCGAACAGGTCAGTCACGTCGTCCTGATTCGCGCGAGTGAGGCCGGTGTCTTGTTCGGGACCGGATCATCGTCCGGGGTCCTGATGGTCTTCACGAAGGGCTTCGTGCGGGGCGCAGCGCGATAGGCCCCCCCTGCTCGCCTCGCCCCTACTGCGTCGGCGGCCCCGCCGGATGCTTGCTGCACGCGGGCGGTTGTTCAGCGGTCCACGCCATCGACGCGATGCGCCACGTCCCATTCGTCTGGACGAGCGTGAAGACGTCCACCCCGCAGTGCGACCACTTCCCGTCGAGATAGAAGTCGTACGGATACCAGACCATGGCGATCGGTCCCTGGATCTTCACCTCGGCGTTCCACCCCCGTTCGGCAAGCTTGGCCGTCGTCGGCGCGCTGCGCTGCTCGGCACGCGTGCGCACGCGATACACCGAGGCGCCGTCGCGCGTGACGGTCGGGAACATGACGGCCTCGGGGATCATGAGGTCCGTGAAGCCCACCATGTCGCTCTTGCTGATCAGGGCCAGCGCCGAATCGGCGACGGCGAGGACGCGGGCCCGCTCAGGCGACACCTGCGCATGTGCGGGGCGCCCGAGCGGGGCGACGATCAGGGAAGCTACGAGTGCAGCGCGCAGGAGGTGCATCGTCGTCGGGGCGGGGGGACACGGGCGGTGCGTGACCACCCGAATCTGGCACGAGGCCGCCCTCCCGTCTACGCCTTCTCGCGCCCCCGCGCCTCGGCCAGCTTGCGCGCAATCCCGCGGTAGAACGCCGCATGATCGCCCTGCCCCTGCTGGTCCATGCCTAACGCGCACGCTTCCAGCGCGTAGAGGATGTTCCCCAGGTACAGCGCCGAAATCGACGCGACCGATTCCGGCTCGCGCTCGTCCTCGCCCGGCGCCTGAACGTGTTCGTCCCCCGCGTCCGTCACGCGGTCCTACGCGCCGAACGCCGGCCCTTCCTGCGTGGGGGCGTCCGCGTTGGGGGAATCGATCTGGAGGACCTGCACCACGATCGCCGTGATGTTGTCCAACCCGCCGCGGTAGTTGGCCTCGGCAATCAGCGCGTCGACGACGCGCCCGGCCGAGGCCCGCGACAGAAGGAGCTGTTGCAGCCGGCGGTCGTCGACCATCCCGGTGAGCCCGTCGGAGGCGACGAGGAAGACGTCGCCCACCTTGAGTTCGCCGGAGTACGTGTCGGGCTCCACCACGTCGCTCGCCCCCACGCAGCGGGTGATCACGTTGCTGTAGGGGTGGTAGCGCGCCTGCTCGGGGGTGAGGAAGCCGGCGTCGACCTGCTCCTGCACGTAGGAGTGGTCCTTGGTGAGCTGGCGCAGGGCGCCGTCGCGCAGCAGGTACACGCGGGAGTCGCCCACCTGGCCGATGAGGTAGCGCGCCCCCGACATCACCAGGACCGACGCGGTCGTCCCCATCCCTTGCTTGTCGGACTCCTGGATCGTGCGATCGTAGATGGCCCGGTTGGCGATGCGCAGCGACTCGGCGACCCGCAGGCGCGCCGCTTCACCATACACGTCGTTCAACTCGTGCAGCTCACGCGAGACGATCTGCACCGCCATCTCACTGGCCACTTCGCCCGCGGCGTGCCCTCCCATGCCGTCAGCGACAATGAAGACGCCGCGCTCCCGGGTGGCATGCGCGAAGAACGCGTCTTCGTTTCCTGAGCGAATCATGCCCACATCGCTGCGGGCGGCAACGGTCAGCTCCACTAGCGACCCTGGAGGACGAGGTAGAGAAAGAAGGCGCCGAGCGCCACGAGTGCCAACCACAACCAGACAGGCGCCCCTTTCGGCGCGGGCGGAGCATCGTCCGTTTCCACGCCACGCGCAAGTTCCTTGAGCCGCTGCTCCGCGCGCTTGGGGTCCGGCCCACGCACCCCCACGATCACCCGCGTCTCCCCTGTGGCCCGCTGTCCCCCACCCATCGTGCGAAAGAGCATCTTCACGCCGCCGAACCGCACGTCTCCCCCGCTCGACACCTTCGCCTCGCCATACACGCGGCTCCCGGCGACGTAGGTGCCGTTCGTGGAATCCATGTCCACAATGTACCAGGCGTCCTCGCGTCGCTGGATCTTCGCGTGCGACTCGGAGACGCTCTCGTCACGGATGGCCACATCGTTGTGATCGCCCCGCCCGACGTGCGACAGCGGGGCGATCAACTCGAAGCGTTTCCCCTTCTCCGGCCCCTCGTTGAGGATCTCGAGCACCGCCAGCGTCCCCTTGCGGCGCGAGGCCGCGGACGACGCCTCGTGCAGTGCCGGGGCCCCACCCACGGGGGCGGCGTCCGACGCAGGGGTGCGCGGCGCGACCGGCCCCACTCCCGGCATCAGCGAGAGATCCGGGGTACGCGACGGCGATGGCGCGGACGGTGTCGCCGGCGGTGTGGGGGCGACGACCGGGCGCTTGATCGCCGGAATCGCCGCCGTCGCCTGCAGCGACGGGACGTCGAGGAGCGACCGTGGTGGGACCGGCGGCTCTGCGTCGGCGTAGAAGCGGAACTCGTCGTTGCCGATGCGCACCGTGTCGCCGCGCGCCAACCCCAAGGCCCCCTGCACGCGCGCCCCGTTGACCAGGACGCCGTTGGTGCTGGAGTCGACCAACTCGTAGCCCCCGGGCCCCGGCGTGATGCGCGCGTGCCGGCGCGACACGTTGGCGGCGGCCACGACGACGTCGCACCCTGCATCACGCCCGAGCGTCAGCCCCTCCGGCGGGACGGCGTACTCGCGACCATCGGTGAGCGAGACGAGGCGTCCGCGGGAGCGCGCCTCACCAATCCCCGCACTCGGCGTCGCCACGCGCACATCGCCCTGCGTGGGGACCTCCAGCGTCACTCCCCCCTGCTGCTCGTCCGCGAAGCGCAGCTCGCAGCCGTCGATCGCCACGCGATCGCCGTGCAGCAGCGGGGCGGGCTCGCGTCCCACGGGGACGCCGTTCACGAAGACGCCGGCATCGCCCTGCACCACACGCAGCGATGCCGCGCCATCCGGGGCTATCACCACGGCCACGAGCGCGGCATCAGCGACATCGCCGGGTTCAGCACCGGGAGGGACGCACACATCGGCCCCGACTCCCCTCCCCACGCGCGTCTCGCCCTGAGCGAGCGGAAAGTGCGCGTCTTGGTGCTGGAGATAGGGCATGCGTTCGGTTGAAATCGGGAACGACGACGGGACGTGACAACACGATCCTGCAGGGGACATGCCCGGGCCAAGGGGCGGAAACTACCCCGCGCACCGCTGGGGCCGCAAGCTCAGGCGCCACTTGGTCATGCGCCCCTCACGACACCGGTCTGAAGACGTGTCAGCCGCTCATACAATCCCCCCATCTCCTGCAACTCGCGGTGCGTCCCGCGCTCGCGCACTTCGCCATGGTGCATGACCAGAATCTCGTCCGCATCGCGAATGGTGCTGAGGCGGTGCGCGATGGCGATCGTCGTGCGCCCGCGCATCAGTTCAGCCAACGCTCGCTGGATCTCCCCCTCGATCTCGCTGTCCACGGCACTGGTCGCTTCGTCGAGGACAAGGACGGCGGGATCGGCCGCGATCGCGCGCGCGAACGACAGGAGCTGTCGCTCCCCCACACTCACCGAACTCCCGCGCTCGCCGAGCGCGTAGCCGTACCCCCCGGGGAGTCGCTGCACCAGCCGATCGGCCCCCACGCGTGTCGCCGCGTCGCGCACCTGCGCATCGGTGAGCGGCGTCGACAGCCGGATGTTGGAGGCGATGTCGCCCGCGAACAGGAAAATGTCCTGCTGCACGTAGCCGATCAGGCGCCGCACGTCGGCCACGGGGAGCTCGCGCTGGTCGATCCCGTTGATCAGGATCTCGCCGCGCTGCGGCTGATAGAAGCCGAGCAGGAGGTTGATGATCGTCGTCTTTCCCGCCCCCGTGTGCCCGACGATGGCGAGAGTGCGCCCGGGACGTGCGACGAAGTTGACGTCCCGCAGCACCCACTCCGGCGGGCGATCGGCGGTGTCGCCAGCGGCGGCGTGCGGCGCGGCGTAGGCGAACCAGACGTGGCGGAACTCGATCGAGACGGGGGATCGAAGACGGGGATCGGACTGAGCCGCGCCGTCGCCGGGCGTTGTGCTGGCGCGGGATGAGTCGGTCGACTGCGCCGGCAGTGCCCGCCCGGTGGCCGACGCGCCAAGCGCGCCGGCATTCGCGTCTCCCGTCGCTCGTCGCACGTCCGGTTCTTCGTCCAGGAGCGCGAAGATCCGCTCGCTCGCCGCCATCGCCTGCTGCAGCGTGTTGTACTTGTCGGAGAGGTCCTGCAGCGGCTCGAAGAAGCGCCGGACGAGTTGCAGGAAGGCAGCCACCGTCCCGACCGAGAGCGTCGCCAGGTCGACGCGCGCGGCGCCCGCGACGAGGATGGCGGCGATCGCTATCGTCGTCAGGAGCTCGATGATCGGGAAGTACAGCGCATAGATCGTGATCGACGTGAGGTGCGCATCGAGATGGTCCTTGTTGAGCGCGTCGAAACGCCTCGCCTCGTCGCCCTCACGTCCGAACAGCTGCACCACGCGCACCCCCGAGAGCCGTTCCTGCAGGAAGGCGTTGATGCGCGCGAGCCGGGTGCGAATCGCGCGATACGCCTCGCGCACGCGCACCCGAAAGACGTTCGACGCGATCACGACCAGCGGGATGACGGCGAAGGCGGCGAGGGCGAGCCGCCAGTCGACCACGAGCATCAGGATGCTGATGGCCAGGAGCGTGAAGACGTCGCCGAGTCCGGCGACGACCCCGGAGGTGAACAGCTCGTTCAGCGACTCCACGTCGGAGGTCACGCGGGTGACGAGACGCCCGACGGGGTTGCGGTCGAAGTAGGCGACGGGGAGTCGCTGGAGGTGGGCGAAGAGCTGCGTGCGGAGGTCGTGCATGACGCGCTGGCCCAGGCGCGCGGTCAGGACGGTTTCGCCGTACGTGCAGCCGAACTGCGCGAGCAGGGTGCCGCCGAAGAGGAGGGCGGCGTGGAGGATCGCGGTGGCGTCGCCTGCGGGGATGGCGACATCGATCACCCGTCGCGTGAGCAGGGGGCCCACCAGCTGCAACGCGCCGTCGATCACCAGCAGGGCGAGCGACGAGGCGATGAGGGCGCGGTACGGCCAGGCGTAGCGCAGGAGCCGCCGGGCGAGGCGCGCGTCGTACGCCTTGCCGAGGACGTCTTCCTCGCTCGAGTCTGGGGGGGTGGGCGGCATCTCCCGCGAACGGTAGCCGGAGCGACCGACGCCCGGCAGCGGGGGGCGGCGATTAGCTTTTCCCCCTGTGAAGGACGCGATTCTCGTCCGGGGCGCCCGGCAGCACAACCTCAAGGGGATCGACGTGGCCATCCCGCGCCGCGCGATCACCGTCGTCACCGGCCCGTCGGGTTCGGGCAAGTCGTCGCTCGCCTTCGACACGATCTACGCCGAGGGGCAGCGGCGCTACGTGGAGTCGCTGTCGTCATATGCGCGGCAGTTCCTCGAGCGCATGGAGAAGCCCGACGTCGACTCGATCGAGGGGATCTCCCCAGCGGTGGCGATCGAGCAGAAGAACCCGACCAAGTCGTCGCGCTCGACCGTGGGGACGGCGACGGAGATCTACGACTACCTGCGCCTGCTCTGGGCGCGCGTGGGGCACACGTACTGTCCGCTGTGCGGGCGCGAGATGACCCCCGACACGGTGGAGTCGGTCACGGACCGCCTGCTCGCGCTCCCCGAAGGGTCGCGCATGCAGGTGGGCTTTCCGTTGCGCCTGTCGTCGAAGGTGACGCACACCGTGGTGGTCGAGAACCTGCGCGCGCAGGGCTTCCTGCGCGTGGTGGCCGACGGCCGCACGCTGCACGTCGACGATTTCGCGGCGGAGAAGCTGGACCTGACCAAGGTCGGCGAGCTGGTGGTGGTGGTCGACCGTCTTTCGGCGACAGCGGAGCTGCGGGGGCGCATTGCCGAAGCGGTGTCCACGGCGTTTCGCGAGGGGGAGGGCGACTGTGCGGTCGTGTTGCAGGAAGACGAGAAGACGAGAAGACGAGAAGACGAGAAAGGGCCGAGCAGCGCGTTGTCCCGTCTTCCCGTCTTCCCGTCTTCCCGTCTTCTGCGTTTCACCGAACGTTTCGAGTGCCCGAACGATGGCACGCGCGCCCCGGCCCCGTCGCCGCAGCTCTTCAGCTTCAACAATCCGCGCGGCGCCTGTTCCACGTGCAACGGCTTTGGTGCCGTGCTCGAGTATGACGAGTCGTTGATCGTGCCTAACGTCGAGCGGTCGGTGCGCGACGGGGCCATCGATCCGTGGACCAAGCCCCGGTACGAGAACAAGCGCCGGGCGCTGGCCGAGTACTGCAAGAAGGAGGGGATCGACACGAGCGTCCCGTGGCTCGCGCTCGCCGCCGATGTGCGCCACCGCCTCCTGCATCACAGCGGGCGCGGCTACAAGGGGATCTTCCCCTTCCTGGTCGACCTCGAGGAGAAGCGTTACAAGCAGTACATCCGCGTCTTCCTGCGGCAGTACCAGTCGGCCAAGGAGTGCGGCACCTGCCGCGGGACCAAGCTGCAGACCGACGCGCTCAACGTGCGCGTGGCCGGCCTCACGATCGCCGACGTGTCGGCGTTGTCCATCGACCAGCTGCGCGCCTGGCTCGACGGACTCGCCCTGTCGCCGTTCGAACAGGAGGTGGCGGACCACATCCTGCGCGAGGCGCGCGACCGCGTGCGCTTTCTCTGCGACGTGGGGCTCACGTACCTCTCGCTGCACCGGGCCACGCGCACGCTCTCCGGCGGCGAGGCGCAACGCATCTCGCTCTCCAACGCGTTAGGCTCGTCGCTGGTCGACACGTTGTACGTGCTCGACGAGCCGTCGATCGGGCTGCACTCGCGCGACCTGGATCGACTCCTCGCCCTGCTCGCGCGCCTGCGCGACCGCGGCAACACGGTGCTGATCGTCGAGCACGACCTCGCGGCGATCCGCGCCGCCGATCACATGATCGAGCTCGGGCCGGCGTCGGGCGAACAGGGGGGACACGTCGTCTTCGACGGGCCGGTGTCCGAGGCGGCCGATTCACCGCTCACCGGGCAGTACCTCACCGGGGCGCGCACGATCCCCCTCCCCGACCAGCGGCGGCGTACCGGGCCACGGTGGCTCACCCTCACCGGCGCCCGCGAGCACAACTTGCGCGGCGTCGACGTGAAGATCCCGTTAGGCACGCTCACCGCCGTCACCGGCGTCTCGGGCTCGGGCAAGAGCACCCTCATCCACGACGTGCTGTATCGCGCCCTCGAGTTCCGCCTCACCGGCGAACACAGCGCCAAGCAGCACCTCGGGGAGAAGGTCGGCGCCTACGACACGCTCACCGGCTACGAGTCGCTGGACGCCGTCGTCCTCATCGACCAGGAGCCGATCGGGCGTTCGCCGCGCTCCAACCCGGTGACGTACATCAAGGCCTACGACGAGATCCGCCGCATCTTCTCGCAGATCCCGCTCGCCAGGCAGCGCAAGTACACCGCCTCGACCTTCTCCTTCAACGTGAAGGGGGGACGCTGCGAGAAGTGCGAAGGCGCCGGCTACCTCGAGGTGGAAATGGTCTTCATGGCCGACGTCTTCGTCCCCTGCGACGAATGTGCCGGCCGCCGCTTCAAGGCCGAGGTCCTCGAGGTCACGCTCTTCGGGAAGAGCATCCACGACGTCTTGCAGCTCACGGTGGACCAGGCGATCCGCTTCTTCCCCTATGAGGAGAAGCTGGGCCAGGCCCTCTGGCAGCTGCAACAGGTGGGGCTCGGCTACCTGCGCCTCGGCCAGCCGGCGACCACGCTGTCGGGCGGCGAGGCCCAGCGCGTGAAGATCGCGCGCGAACTCACCCTCTCCGCCAAGGCCGCCGGGCGCAAGCTGTACCTCATGGACGAGCCAACGACCGGGTTGCACCTGGAAGACGTGCGCAAGCTGGCCGAGGTGCTCGACCGGCTCGTGGAGGCGGGGCACACCGTACTGCTGATCGAGCACAACCTCGACGTCATCAAGCTCGCCGACTGGATCATCGACGTCGGCCCCGAGGGGGGCGACGGCGGCGGGACGATCGTGGCGATGGGGACCCCCGAGGAGGTCGCGGCCACCCCCGCCTCGCACACCGGACGCTTCCTGCAGGAGGTCCTGGGGGCGGATACGCGGGCGCAGGTGAACCCATCATCCAGGCGCGGCGCGGCGGCGCGGCGATAGTTTGGCAAGCGAAGGGACCGCGCGGCGCCTCAGCGAGGTGATTCAGCGGGGCGTTTCGGCAAGGCGATCCCTCGCGTGTACAGCGATCGCTCGGCAGCACCGCACGCGCCGTCCACCCCTCACACTAGCCGAGCCGCGAGCGCTGGATGCGCCGCACCACCGCCGCCGACCAGCTGCGCGGCATGTAGCGGCCCAGCATCGACGCCACACGATTGCGAAAGCCGGCGTACACGATCCGCTTCCCGGCGCGCGTCCCGCGATACGCCAGCTCCGCCACCGCGCGCGACGACATCGGCGGCGCCCCCCCCGCGCGAGCCCCGGACACCACGCCCGAGACGCGCTGGAATCCCGTGTTCGTCGGACCGGGGCAGACCGCCGTCACCGTGACCCCGCTCCCGATGGACTCGTTGTGCAGCGCCTCGCTGAACGAGACCACGTACGCCTTGCTGGCGTAGTAGACCGCCGACAACGGCCCCGGCTGAAAGCCCGCGACCGACGCCATCTGCATGATGTGTCCCCGCCCGTTCCGGCGCAGCCACGGCAGCACGCGAAAGGTGAGGTAGGTGAGCGCCGTGACGTTCACGTCGAGTTGCACCTGCTCGCGCTCCCACGCGATCTCGTGGAACCATCCCACCGCCCCGAGCCCCGCGTTGTTCACCAGCGCGACCACCCGCGACTCGTGCCCCGCGCACGCGGCCACGACGGCGTCGCACCCGGCGCGCGACGCGAGGTCGGCGGCGACCACCGTGGCCGTGATGCCATGACGTTGTTCGAGCTCCGCGGCCAGCGCACGCAGCGCTGCGTCGCGGCGCGCCACGAGCAGAACGTCGTGCCCATCCGAGGCATAGAGATCGGCGAGATCTCGACCGATCCCTTCACTGGCACCGGTGATGATGGCGAGAGGACGCATGAGAAGATCTGAAGGCGGAACGCACGCCCCCGCGAACGCTGGGGTCGGCACGCACGCCCCGGCGAACGCTGGGGGCAGGGCGAGGCGTGGGTAGCAACGTGGGGGCGTGATGCGTGTGGGGGAAGCGGGCCCGGCGTCGGGGCTTTCGGCGATGACGCTCCCGCACGCCGCGGCTAGCTTCCCTTCCGACTCGCACAGCCTGAGGTCGTGATGTCTCGTCTTGCCGTCGCCGTCGCCCCGTTCGTCGCAACCCTCCTGGTCGCCTGTACGCCCGGTGCGCGCGGAACGGTGGGGGCCCCCCCGCCACCAGCGAACGACACACCACACCTCACCGTCCTCCACTTCAACGACATCTACGAGATCACCCCAGTGGAGGGGGGGCGCTCCGGAGGACTCGCGCGCGTCGCCGCCCTGCGCCAGCGCCTCGCCGACTCCGTGGGCCCCGTCCTCACCACGCTGGGCGGCGACCTCTACTCGCCGTCGGCGCTCGGCACCGCCCGCGTGAACGGGGAACGGCTGGCCGGGAAGCAGATGGTCGCGGTGCTCAACGCCACGGGGCTCGACTGGACCACGTTAGGCAACCACGAGTTCGACATCGGCGAGAACGCCTTTCGTGCGCGCGTCGCCGAGTCCCGCTTCAAGTACGTCGCCTCCAACGTGACCGACAGCGCCGGGCGGCCATTCCCGGGGATCCTCCCGCATGCGATCGTCTCCGTTGCGTCTGGCGGTCGGACGCTGCGCGTGGGGCTGGTGGGCGTCGTCATCCCGTCCAACCCCCAGCCGTGGGTGCGCTACACCGACCCCCTGGCCTCGCTGCGGCAGCACGCCGCGATGATCCGGGATTCGGTCGACATCCTCATCGGGCTCACCCACCTGAGCGTGGCGCAGGACCAGCGCGTCGCGGAAGAGATCCCGTCGATCGACGTGATCCTCGGCGGCCACGAGCACGAGAACTACCTCCTGCAACGCGGCCCCAACTTCACCCCCATCATCAAGGGCGACGCGAACGTGCGGACCGTCGCCGTGGTGCGGATCGAGCCCGCCGCGCGCGGCACACGTCCCCGCATCACCAGCACGCTCATCCCCATCACCGACGCCATGCGCCCCGACAGCGCTGTCAACGTCGAGGTGCAGCGATGGATTGACGCCGCTTTCGCCGGCTACCGGAGCCAGGGGTTCGCCCCAGAACAGCTCGTCGCCACACTACGCGCCCCGCTCGATGGGCGCGAGACGGTCGTGCGCACGCGCAGCGGCGCGCTGAGCGACGCGATCCTCGCCGGGATGCGCGCCGAGGCCAGCGACGCCGAGGTGGCCATCTTCAACGGCGGGTCGATTCGGATCGATGACGTCGTCCCGCCGGGGCCGCTCACCCAGTACGACGTCATCCGCATTCTCCCGTTTGGGGGGAACACGGTGCGCGCCGACTTCACCGGACGGCTCCTGCGCCAGGTGCTCACCATCGGGCGCCAGAGCGCCGGGAGCGGCGGTTTCCTGCACGCGTCGGGGGCCGCCTTCGACTCGAGCGGTGTCCTCATGGTTGGCGGCAGCCCCGTGCGCGACGACATCTGGTACCGCATCATCATCAGCGACTTCCTGCTCACCGGAAACGAGACGGCGCTCCCGTTCCTCACACGCACCAATCCCGAGGTGCGGATCGTGCGCGAGTTGCGTGACATCCGGCAGTCTCTCATCGACCAGTTGAAGCGGATGTAGACGCGGCGGGGGGCGCTTTCCGGCCCCTCGATGGCCGGTTGCCCGGCGCCGACGTTCGCCGTAACCGCAGCACTGGGAAGGATTTGCCTCGCCCTTTACGGAGTGGGCGTGGCGGGTTGACCCGGCTTGGGGGCCCGTCTACTTTTCGCCGCCTGATCCCGAGTAGCTCAGTTGGTAGAGCGGGTGACTGTTAATCACCATGTCGGGGGTTCGAGTCCCTCCTCGGGAGCTGGATCAGTCCACGCAAGGCCCGTCGCGCGAGCGGCGGGCTTTGTCGTATCCGGAGTCCGCCGGCGATGGCGGCGCGGACGATCGAGCTGCGACGGCGATCGACTCCGGCGTCGGGGGAGGCGCAAGCGAGCGCCGCAGTGAAGCCTGCGACACGTCGCGGCGTACCAAACAGGGCGCCAAGCGGGAAGTCGCCTAACGGTCGCCCGGGGACGCACTCCGGCGGGACAGGGCTGGCGCCTGCCGTTCGAGCGAGGGAAGTTCTCCGCTCCTCCACGCCACCCGCCGTGACGCTCCCGACGCTCACCCCTGCGCCCCTGCTCTCGACACGCCTCGAGCTCCTCTCGGGCGAGGGAGCCCTCGACGTCTTCCGACGGGCGCAGGCGCTCGAGCGAACCGGACGGCACGTCATTCACCTCGAACTGGGTGCCCCCGACGTCCCGGCCCCGGCGCACGTCG
This genomic window contains:
- a CDS encoding carboxypeptidase regulatory-like domain-containing protein, with product MPFTDLRRAAIVGLALVGALLVATRPAAAQVIRGIAVDSVTRDPLPDLLVTLVDSAANFLGAARTSERGRFVFTGRGGGFYALDLRAIGFKRLTSPWIPLAANDTVEVTLRVVRVPITLSPVVVRAERDAILDRSFLGMNFKAMGAKILAPSEIDAVRGGARDYVDLVQSLSPVGYLPRSIDGRTSARCIAWMRTGGCMLVFVDGMRMQDPQQALDMAPPEQVSHVVLIRASEAGVLFGTGSSSGVLMVFTKGFVRGAAR
- a CDS encoding Stp1/IreP family PP2C-type Ser/Thr phosphatase, whose translation is MIRSGNEDAFFAHATRERGVFIVADGMGGHAAGEVASEMAVQIVSRELHELNDVYGEAARLRVAESLRIANRAIYDRTIQESDKQGMGTTASVLVMSGARYLIGQVGDSRVYLLRDGALRQLTKDHSYVQEQVDAGFLTPEQARYHPYSNVITRCVGASDVVEPDTYSGELKVGDVFLVASDGLTGMVDDRRLQQLLLSRASAGRVVDALIAEANYRGGLDNITAIVVQVLQIDSPNADAPTQEGPAFGA
- a CDS encoding FHA domain-containing protein, encoding MVIAPDGAASLRVVQGDAGVFVNGVPVGREPAPLLHGDRVAIDGCELRFADEQQGGVTLEVPTQGDVRVATPSAGIGEARSRGRLVSLTDGREYAVPPEGLTLGRDAGCDVVVAAANVSRRHARITPGPGGYELVDSSTNGVLVNGARVQGALGLARGDTVRIGNDEFRFYADAEPPVPPRSLLDVPSLQATAAIPAIKRPVVAPTPPATPSAPSPSRTPDLSLMPGVGPVAPRTPASDAAPVGGAPALHEASSAASRRKGTLAVLEILNEGPEKGKRFELIAPLSHVGRGDHNDVAIRDESVSESHAKIQRREDAWYIVDMDSTNGTYVAGSRVYGEAKVSSGGDVRFGGVKMLFRTMGGGQRATGETRVIVGVRGPDPKRAEQRLKELARGVETDDAPPAPKGAPVWLWLALVALGAFFLYLVLQGR
- a CDS encoding ABC transporter ATP-binding protein, whose translation is MPPTPPDSSEEDVLGKAYDARLARRLLRYAWPYRALIASSLALLVIDGALQLVGPLLTRRVIDVAIPAGDATAILHAALLFGGTLLAQFGCTYGETVLTARLGQRVMHDLRTQLFAHLQRLPVAYFDRNPVGRLVTRVTSDVESLNELFTSGVVAGLGDVFTLLAISILMLVVDWRLALAAFAVIPLVVIASNVFRVRVREAYRAIRTRLARINAFLQERLSGVRVVQLFGREGDEARRFDALNKDHLDAHLTSITIYALYFPIIELLTTIAIAAILVAGAARVDLATLSVGTVAAFLQLVRRFFEPLQDLSDKYNTLQQAMAASERIFALLDEEPDVRRATGDANAGALGASATGRALPAQSTDSSRASTTPGDGAAQSDPRLRSPVSIEFRHVWFAYAAPHAAAGDTADRPPEWVLRDVNFVARPGRTLAIVGHTGAGKTTIINLLLGFYQPQRGEILINGIDQRELPVADVRRLIGYVQQDIFLFAGDIASNIRLSTPLTDAQVRDAATRVGADRLVQRLPGGYGYALGERGSSVSVGERQLLSFARAIAADPAVLVLDEATSAVDSEIEGEIQRALAELMRGRTTIAIAHRLSTIRDADEILVMHHGEVRERGTHRELQEMGGLYERLTRLQTGVVRGA
- the uvrA gene encoding excinuclease ABC subunit UvrA, coding for MKDAILVRGARQHNLKGIDVAIPRRAITVVTGPSGSGKSSLAFDTIYAEGQRRYVESLSSYARQFLERMEKPDVDSIEGISPAVAIEQKNPTKSSRSTVGTATEIYDYLRLLWARVGHTYCPLCGREMTPDTVESVTDRLLALPEGSRMQVGFPLRLSSKVTHTVVVENLRAQGFLRVVADGRTLHVDDFAAEKLDLTKVGELVVVVDRLSATAELRGRIAEAVSTAFREGEGDCAVVLQEDEKTRRREDEKGPSSALSRLPVFPSSRLLRFTERFECPNDGTRAPAPSPQLFSFNNPRGACSTCNGFGAVLEYDESLIVPNVERSVRDGAIDPWTKPRYENKRRALAEYCKKEGIDTSVPWLALAADVRHRLLHHSGRGYKGIFPFLVDLEEKRYKQYIRVFLRQYQSAKECGTCRGTKLQTDALNVRVAGLTIADVSALSIDQLRAWLDGLALSPFEQEVADHILREARDRVRFLCDVGLTYLSLHRATRTLSGGEAQRISLSNALGSSLVDTLYVLDEPSIGLHSRDLDRLLALLARLRDRGNTVLIVEHDLAAIRAADHMIELGPASGEQGGHVVFDGPVSEAADSPLTGQYLTGARTIPLPDQRRRTGPRWLTLTGAREHNLRGVDVKIPLGTLTAVTGVSGSGKSTLIHDVLYRALEFRLTGEHSAKQHLGEKVGAYDTLTGYESLDAVVLIDQEPIGRSPRSNPVTYIKAYDEIRRIFSQIPLARQRKYTASTFSFNVKGGRCEKCEGAGYLEVEMVFMADVFVPCDECAGRRFKAEVLEVTLFGKSIHDVLQLTVDQAIRFFPYEEKLGQALWQLQQVGLGYLRLGQPATTLSGGEAQRVKIARELTLSAKAAGRKLYLMDEPTTGLHLEDVRKLAEVLDRLVEAGHTVLLIEHNLDVIKLADWIIDVGPEGGDGGGTIVAMGTPEEVAATPASHTGRFLQEVLGADTRAQVNPSSRRGAAARR
- a CDS encoding SDR family NAD(P)-dependent oxidoreductase: MRPLAIITGASEGIGRDLADLYASDGHDVLLVARRDAALRALAAELEQRHGITATVVAADLASRAGCDAVVAACAGHESRVVALVNNAGLGAVGWFHEIAWEREQVQLDVNVTALTYLTFRVLPWLRRNGRGHIMQMASVAGFQPGPLSAVYYASKAYVVSFSEALHNESIGSGVTVTAVCPGPTNTGFQRVSGVVSGARAGGAPPMSSRAVAELAYRGTRAGKRIVYAGFRNRVASMLGRYMPRSWSAAVVRRIQRSRLG